In one window of Vulpes vulpes isolate BD-2025 chromosome 1, VulVul3, whole genome shotgun sequence DNA:
- the LOC112928323 gene encoding IGF-like family receptor 1 encodes PLSRLLDELEVLEELIVLLDPEPGPGGGMACGTTRHLAARYGVPAAWSTFVYSLRPSRSPLRALIEMVVAREPSASLGQLGTHLAQLGRADALQVLSKLG; translated from the coding sequence CCCCTGTCTCGCCTCCTGGATGAGCTGGAGGTGCTGGAGGAGCTGATAGTGCTGCTGGATCCTGAACCCGGGCCTGGTGGGGGCATGGCCTGCGGCACCACTAGACACCTGGCGGCGAGATACGGAGTGCCCGCTGCCTGGTCCACTTTTGTCTACTCGCTGCGGCCAAGTCGCTCGCCACTGCGGGCCTTGATCGAGATGGTGGTGGCAAGGGAGCCCTCGGCCTCCCTGGGCCAGCTTGGCACGCACCTGGCCCAGCTAGGGCGGGCAGATGCGCTGCAGGTGCTGTCCAAACTTGGCTGA
- the LOC140593685 gene encoding IGF-like family receptor 1 isoform X2: MGPLCLLLTAAPLLAQAAPPEASQHCGSLEYWNPDNRCCGSCLQRFGPPPCPDYEFSENCGLNNAGDHVSHPYKECPFGQCNPDSAELCRPCAGGATAPAPAGSRSGTQRRCKERPVPPKEPCPLKSWKPEVFSSQEPSPSAISSLSWTSERNVTRQALQTSAQPVVLVLSVLVLLVTSAAILLLAQQCRRQAKVLHPCPGLVCGDTNIHTFLHSSSPGPLEAPEAGDSWKEVALVPLLGRELPNLAS; the protein is encoded by the exons ATGGGGCCCCTGTGCCTCCTCCTGACTGCCGCGCCGCTCCTGGCCCAGGCGGCACCTCCGGAGGCCTCCCAGCACTGCGGGAGCCTCGAATACTGGAACCCTGATAACCGGTGCTGCGGCAGCTGCTTGCAGCGCTTCGGGCCGCCCCCCTGCCCGG ACTACGAGTTTTCAGAAAACTGCGGGCTCAATAACGCTGGCGATCACGTGTCGCACCCCTACAAAGAGTGTCCTTTTGGGCAGTGCAACCCCGACAGTGCGGAGCTATGCAGGCCTTGTGCCGGCGGAGccacggcccccgcccccgcggggaGCCGGAGCGGAACTCAGAGGCGCTGCAAAGAG AGGCCCGTCCCTCCCAAGGAGCCGTGCCCCCTGAAGTCCTGGAAACCCGAGGTCTTCAGTTCCCAGGAACCCAGCCCATCAGCGATTTCCAGTCTCTCCTGGACGTCGGAGCGTAACGTCACCCGGCAGGCCCTGCAGACCTCTGCCCAGCCGGTGGTGCTGGTTCTCtcggtgctggtgctgctggtcacCTCTGCCGCGATCCTCCTGCTCGCCCAGCAGTGCCGCCGTCAGGCAAAAGTCCTCCATCCCTGTCCTGGCTTGGTTTGTGGTGACACCAACATCCATACCTTCTTGCACTCATCCTCTCCAGGCCCCCTGGAGGCACCAGAGGCAGGGGACTCCTGGAAGGAGGTGGCTCTGGTTCCCCTCCTGGGCAGAG AGCTGCCGAATCTGGCCTCATAG
- the LOC140593685 gene encoding IGF-like family receptor 1 isoform X1, with product MGPLCLLLTAAPLLAQAAPPEASQHCGSLEYWNPDNRCCGSCLQRFGPPPCPDYEFSENCGLNNAGDHVSHPYKECPFGQCNPDSAELCRPCAGGATAPAPAGSRSGTQRRCKERPVPPKEPCPLKSWKPEVFSSQEPSPSAISSLSWTSERNVTRQALQTSAQPVVLVLSVLVLLVTSAAILLLAQQCRRQAKVLHPCPGLVCGDTNIHTFLHSSSPGPLEAPEAGDSWKEVALVPLLGRVCLPELPNLAS from the exons ATGGGGCCCCTGTGCCTCCTCCTGACTGCCGCGCCGCTCCTGGCCCAGGCGGCACCTCCGGAGGCCTCCCAGCACTGCGGGAGCCTCGAATACTGGAACCCTGATAACCGGTGCTGCGGCAGCTGCTTGCAGCGCTTCGGGCCGCCCCCCTGCCCGG ACTACGAGTTTTCAGAAAACTGCGGGCTCAATAACGCTGGCGATCACGTGTCGCACCCCTACAAAGAGTGTCCTTTTGGGCAGTGCAACCCCGACAGTGCGGAGCTATGCAGGCCTTGTGCCGGCGGAGccacggcccccgcccccgcggggaGCCGGAGCGGAACTCAGAGGCGCTGCAAAGAG AGGCCCGTCCCTCCCAAGGAGCCGTGCCCCCTGAAGTCCTGGAAACCCGAGGTCTTCAGTTCCCAGGAACCCAGCCCATCAGCGATTTCCAGTCTCTCCTGGACGTCGGAGCGTAACGTCACCCGGCAGGCCCTGCAGACCTCTGCCCAGCCGGTGGTGCTGGTTCTCtcggtgctggtgctgctggtcacCTCTGCCGCGATCCTCCTGCTCGCCCAGCAGTGCCGCCGTCAGGCAAAAGTCCTCCATCCCTGTCCTGGCTTGGTTTGTGGTGACACCAACATCCATACCTTCTTGCACTCATCCTCTCCAGGCCCCCTGGAGGCACCAGAGGCAGGGGACTCCTGGAAGGAGGTGGCTCTGGTTCCCCTCCTGGGCAGAG TTTGTCTCCCAGAGCTGCCGAATCTGGCCTCATAG